One segment of Paraburkholderia caribensis DNA contains the following:
- a CDS encoding NAD(P)/FAD-dependent oxidoreductase, producing MVRIYGRMRSAQGYAIRDFLHRSDIPFEWIELGSDKEAEDLAHVQHLSDSRLPVCVFHDGTRLECPTIRQITEKLGWFASPSREAYDLAIYGAGPAGLSAAVYGASEGLHTVLVERWALGGQAGSSSKIENYLGFPQGLSGAELAERARDQAVKFGAEILLARAGVHAEFPPGQGIVYLEDGTRITARTSICATGVAYRTLGLAGEERFLGAGLYYGAGASEAALIHGEDVYVVGGGNSAGQAAMHFSQSANRVYMLVRDASLKNTLSRYLADRITSASNIEVCTCTEVTALAGDDVLQEITLTDVRTTQSRRAKTHWLFVCIGGVPQTEWAQEVGVVRDEGGYLVTGPDLQEYRANLNWPLERAPLHLETSVPGVFAAGDVRHASIKRVASAVGEGAMAVALVHRYLNSS from the coding sequence ATGGTCAGGATCTATGGACGCATGCGCAGCGCACAGGGCTACGCGATACGCGACTTCCTGCATCGCAGCGACATACCGTTCGAGTGGATCGAACTGGGCAGCGATAAGGAAGCCGAGGACCTGGCGCACGTGCAGCATCTTTCCGATTCACGCCTGCCCGTCTGCGTTTTCCACGACGGCACGCGGCTCGAATGTCCGACCATCCGGCAAATCACCGAGAAGCTCGGCTGGTTTGCGAGTCCCTCTCGTGAAGCCTACGATCTTGCGATTTACGGCGCAGGACCGGCGGGATTGAGCGCCGCAGTGTACGGCGCATCGGAAGGGCTGCATACCGTACTGGTGGAGCGCTGGGCATTGGGCGGTCAGGCAGGCAGCAGTTCGAAGATCGAGAACTATCTCGGCTTTCCACAGGGCCTGAGCGGCGCGGAACTCGCTGAACGGGCGCGCGACCAGGCCGTCAAATTCGGCGCTGAAATCCTGCTGGCGCGCGCCGGTGTGCACGCGGAGTTTCCGCCTGGCCAGGGCATCGTATATCTGGAAGACGGCACGCGTATCACGGCGCGCACCTCCATCTGCGCGACGGGCGTGGCATATCGCACGCTAGGCCTCGCGGGTGAAGAGCGCTTTCTCGGCGCAGGCCTCTATTACGGCGCCGGCGCCAGCGAGGCTGCGTTGATCCACGGCGAAGACGTGTATGTGGTGGGCGGAGGCAATTCGGCGGGACAAGCCGCCATGCACTTTTCGCAGTCCGCCAATCGCGTCTATATGCTCGTCCGTGACGCATCGCTCAAGAACACGTTGTCACGATACCTGGCGGATCGCATTACATCGGCGTCGAACATCGAGGTGTGCACGTGCACCGAAGTTACCGCGCTTGCTGGCGACGACGTGTTGCAGGAGATAACGCTGACCGATGTGCGAACCACCCAGTCCCGCAGGGCAAAAACGCATTGGCTATTCGTCTGCATTGGCGGCGTGCCGCAGACGGAATGGGCACAGGAGGTCGGCGTCGTTCGCGATGAAGGCGGCTATCTCGTGACCGGGCCCGATCTGCAGGAATATCGGGCGAACCTGAACTGGCCTCTCGAACGCGCGCCACTGCATCTGGAAACGAGTGTGCCCGGCGTATTCGCAGCGGGCGATGTGCGTCACGCATCGATCAAGCGCGTAGCGTCGGCAGTCGGCGAGGGGGCAATGGCTGTGGCACTGGTGCATCGCTATCTGAATAGCAGCTGA
- a CDS encoding maleylacetate reductase, whose translation MIAFTYISRPGRIVFGTGAIERLADELDELCIRRALVLCTPEQRFLADRVRKLAGERCADMFDRAVMHVPVETAQEGVAAALAAGADGLVAAGGGSTLGLAKAIALETSLPILAIPTTYAGSEVTPIYGMTSASEKKTGKSYRVLPRTVIYDACLTLTLPASLSATSGLNAIAHAAEGLYAQDANPVMSLFAEEGIRSLANALPRIVKQPDDIAAREAAQYGAWLCGTVLGSVGMALHHKLCHTLGGMFNLPHAETHAVMLPYSMAFNLPAAPAAHERLCKALDTREPAAALHDLGRSLDAPASLDMLGLRSSDIDAAATAAMQAPYYNPRPLSREAVHRLLACAFDGIRPDSRTFQSV comes from the coding sequence ATGATTGCCTTCACCTATATCAGCCGGCCCGGCCGCATCGTCTTCGGCACGGGAGCGATCGAGCGCCTCGCGGATGAACTGGACGAACTGTGCATCCGCCGCGCGCTCGTGCTCTGCACGCCCGAGCAGCGCTTTCTTGCCGACCGCGTGCGCAAGCTCGCGGGCGAGCGATGCGCGGACATGTTCGATCGGGCCGTCATGCATGTGCCCGTCGAAACCGCGCAGGAAGGAGTCGCGGCGGCGCTCGCAGCGGGCGCGGATGGACTCGTCGCAGCGGGAGGCGGCTCCACGCTCGGGCTCGCAAAAGCCATTGCGCTCGAAACCTCGTTGCCGATTCTCGCCATTCCGACCACGTACGCCGGGTCGGAGGTCACGCCTATCTACGGCATGACGTCGGCGAGCGAGAAAAAAACCGGCAAGAGTTATCGCGTACTGCCGCGCACCGTGATCTACGACGCGTGCCTCACACTGACCTTGCCCGCGTCGCTGTCGGCGACGAGCGGCCTCAATGCAATTGCGCATGCGGCCGAAGGGCTCTATGCGCAGGACGCCAACCCCGTGATGTCGCTGTTTGCTGAAGAAGGCATCCGCAGCCTCGCGAATGCGTTGCCGCGCATCGTGAAGCAGCCGGACGATATCGCGGCGCGCGAAGCCGCCCAGTATGGCGCCTGGCTGTGCGGGACCGTGCTGGGGAGCGTCGGCATGGCATTGCATCACAAGCTGTGCCACACGCTCGGCGGAATGTTCAATCTGCCGCACGCAGAGACCCATGCGGTGATGCTGCCTTATTCGATGGCGTTCAATCTGCCCGCGGCGCCAGCCGCCCACGAACGCCTGTGCAAGGCACTGGACACCCGGGAACCCGCCGCGGCGCTGCACGACCTTGGCCGCTCGCTTGATGCCCCCGCGTCTCTCGATATGCTAGGCCTTCGCTCAAGCGATATTGATGCTGCCGCCACGGCAGCGATGCAGGCTCCCTACTACAACCCAAGGCCGCTCTCCCGCGAAGCGGTACATCGCTTGCTGGCGTGTGCTTTCGACGGCATACGGCCCGACAGCCGGACCTTCCAGAGCGTATAG
- a CDS encoding intradiol ring-cleavage dioxygenase — protein sequence MRNLDENTITDAVLARHEQAPDERLKTIVTSLVRHLHGFAREVGLTEREWEAGIRFLTDVGHITDDRRQEFILLSDTLGLSMLVTAMAHRKPKGCTEATVFGPFFVDNAPEYRNGDDVANGARGEPCFVSGVVRGQGGEPVSGARIEVWQADADGFYDVQTSDADTHRARGVLHSLADGRYHFRSIVAEPYPIPHDGPVGRMLEALGRHPWRPAHLHFMITAPGYERLVTHVFREGDRYLDSDAVFGVRSSLIAPWTRHERGTAPDGTVMATPFSTLSFDFVLSQCP from the coding sequence ATGCGAAACCTCGACGAGAACACCATCACGGATGCCGTACTTGCACGCCACGAACAGGCACCCGATGAGCGGCTCAAGACGATCGTCACGAGTCTCGTGCGGCATCTGCACGGCTTCGCCCGCGAAGTCGGCCTGACCGAGCGCGAATGGGAAGCCGGCATCCGCTTTCTCACCGATGTCGGCCATATCACCGACGACCGCCGCCAGGAGTTCATTCTGTTGTCGGATACGCTCGGCCTGTCGATGCTCGTGACGGCAATGGCGCATCGCAAGCCGAAGGGCTGCACGGAGGCAACCGTTTTCGGTCCTTTCTTCGTCGACAATGCGCCCGAATATCGTAACGGCGACGACGTCGCCAACGGCGCGCGCGGCGAACCGTGCTTCGTATCGGGTGTCGTGCGCGGCCAGGGCGGCGAGCCGGTAAGCGGCGCGCGCATCGAAGTCTGGCAGGCGGACGCCGATGGCTTCTACGATGTCCAGACCAGCGACGCCGACACGCATCGCGCAAGAGGTGTGCTGCATAGCCTTGCCGATGGACGCTATCACTTTCGCTCGATCGTGGCGGAGCCCTATCCGATTCCTCACGATGGTCCCGTTGGACGCATGCTCGAAGCGCTGGGGCGTCACCCGTGGCGCCCGGCGCATCTGCATTTCATGATTACGGCGCCCGGCTATGAACGGCTCGTCACGCACGTGTTCCGCGAGGGCGATCGTTACCTGGACTCGGACGCGGTATTCGGCGTGCGCTCGTCGCTGATTGCGCCCTGGACTCGCCACGAACGTGGCACGGCGCCCGACGGTACGGTGATGGCGACGCCGTTCAGCACGCTCTCATTCGACTTCGTCCTGAGTCAATGCCCATGA
- a CDS encoding SDR family oxidoreductase — protein MDKRALIIGATGIVGGNLAQHLLARGGWNVTGLSRGRTKAPDGVESVTADLTSAQSVTDALQGQHFSHVFFTAWSRQATERENIEVNGAMVRHVLDALGPTGKLEHAALVTGLKHYLGPFEAYAQGNVPLTPFREEQGRQPVDNFYYEQEDRLFEAARRYDFSWSVHRPHTIIGFALGNAMNMGVTLAVYATLCKETGQPFVFPGSAAQWNSLTDMTDARLLARHLEWASTSPAARNEDFNVVNGDVFRWKWMWSQLAQYFGIEPAPFDGETRPLEHRMQDAGRQWADIAGRYQLKEPDIGKLVSWWHTDADLGRPMEVLTDMSKSRKAGFLDYQPTPDAFFALFDKLKRERIIPS, from the coding sequence ATGGACAAACGGGCACTCATCATTGGCGCGACGGGCATCGTCGGCGGCAATCTCGCGCAACATCTACTGGCGCGCGGAGGCTGGAACGTAACGGGTCTCTCGCGCGGACGCACCAAAGCGCCCGACGGCGTCGAATCCGTCACAGCCGATCTCACTTCCGCGCAATCCGTTACGGATGCGCTGCAAGGACAGCATTTCAGTCACGTCTTCTTTACCGCATGGTCGCGACAGGCAACCGAGCGCGAGAACATCGAAGTGAACGGCGCAATGGTCCGTCACGTGCTGGATGCGCTCGGCCCGACCGGCAAGCTCGAGCACGCCGCGCTCGTCACGGGCCTCAAGCATTACCTCGGCCCTTTTGAAGCGTATGCGCAAGGCAATGTCCCGCTCACGCCGTTTCGGGAGGAACAAGGCCGGCAACCCGTCGATAACTTCTACTACGAGCAGGAAGACCGGTTGTTCGAAGCCGCGCGTCGATATGACTTCAGCTGGAGCGTGCATCGACCGCATACCATCATCGGCTTCGCGCTCGGCAACGCGATGAACATGGGCGTCACGCTCGCGGTGTATGCGACGCTGTGCAAGGAAACGGGGCAGCCGTTCGTGTTTCCCGGCTCGGCCGCCCAATGGAACAGTCTCACGGATATGACCGACGCGCGCCTGCTCGCGCGGCATCTGGAGTGGGCGTCCACCTCTCCCGCCGCACGCAACGAGGACTTCAACGTCGTCAATGGCGACGTGTTCAGATGGAAATGGATGTGGTCCCAGCTCGCGCAGTATTTCGGCATCGAGCCCGCGCCTTTCGACGGCGAGACGCGTCCGCTCGAACATCGCATGCAGGATGCGGGCAGGCAATGGGCGGATATCGCGGGCCGCTACCAACTGAAGGAACCGGATATCGGCAAGCTCGTGTCGTGGTGGCATACGGACGCCGACCTCGGACGTCCGATGGAAGTGTTGACTGACATGAGCAAGAGCCGTAAAGCCGGCTTCCTCGATTATCAGCCCACACCGGATGCGTTCTTCGCGCTCTTCGATAAATTGAAGCGCGAACGGATCATTCCTTCCTAG
- a CDS encoding Hsp20/alpha crystallin family protein, with product MALDLDKWNPFRFLRSHAQKGASGRADAPRTGQQGAQQNAQQTGTQTGNGAPMEFGAAPVSLATASWPLPDPIHLLTELIRDPFGGRGPLGSWFGDFSASEFQPRIDVTDEGDALRVVAELPGMNRDDVELEVIDDMLIVSGDKRFESTREEQGCYRVERSFGHFQRAVPLPAGIDLDRAEARFENGVLTLRVPKAAGEPAAKRRIEIK from the coding sequence ATGGCTCTGGATCTCGACAAATGGAACCCGTTCCGGTTTTTGCGCTCGCACGCGCAAAAAGGCGCATCCGGCCGCGCCGACGCGCCGCGCACCGGTCAGCAAGGCGCCCAGCAAAACGCGCAACAGACTGGCACACAAACGGGTAACGGGGCGCCGATGGAATTCGGTGCTGCGCCCGTATCACTTGCGACTGCCAGCTGGCCGCTGCCTGACCCGATTCATCTGCTAACCGAATTGATCCGCGATCCGTTCGGAGGTCGTGGACCGCTCGGAAGCTGGTTCGGCGACTTCAGCGCGAGCGAGTTTCAACCGCGGATCGACGTCACCGACGAAGGCGACGCACTGCGTGTCGTCGCCGAGTTGCCGGGCATGAACCGTGACGACGTCGAACTCGAAGTGATAGACGACATGTTGATCGTGAGCGGCGACAAGCGCTTCGAATCGACGCGCGAAGAACAGGGATGCTATCGGGTCGAGCGGTCGTTCGGACATTTTCAGCGCGCAGTCCCACTGCCCGCGGGCATCGATCTCGATCGGGCAGAGGCCAGATTTGAAAACGGCGTGCTGACGCTGCGCGTCCCCAAAGCGGCCGGAGAACCGGCAGCGAAACGGCGCATTGAGATCAAATGA
- a CDS encoding UBP-type zinc finger domain-containing protein, translated as MTAGCTHLGQARILNTSIDYCEDCVKLGQPWVHLRLCLSCGHVGCCDSSPNRHASKHFHATGHPLVRSIEPGETWIWCYRDEIVAGELES; from the coding sequence ATGACCGCCGGTTGCACGCACCTGGGCCAAGCCCGCATACTCAACACGTCCATCGACTATTGCGAGGACTGCGTGAAGCTCGGCCAGCCGTGGGTACATTTGCGGCTTTGCCTTTCTTGCGGACACGTCGGCTGTTGCGATTCGTCGCCCAACCGGCATGCGAGCAAGCATTTTCACGCGACCGGTCATCCGCTGGTCAGGTCAATCGAACCCGGCGAAACGTGGATCTGGTGCTATCGCGACGAGATCGTGGCCGGTGAACTTGAATCGTGA
- a CDS encoding helix-turn-helix domain-containing protein, whose amino-acid sequence MDTIADCAPNGWVIALESGVLGQVSQEAFCAVPKWSTSWDPFLRETVDTLGALHNADLIDAACADAFADVISMHIALRYGHCAGSAQPDTPLTRRMLTRIHLFIHEHIAEAISVEQLAALVHMSASNFARVFKTATGNPPHLYVTLERVKFARTMLCEDTLPLVEVAAHAGFQTQQHFTDVFHRYTGMTPRTFRLAHRNVGG is encoded by the coding sequence TTGGACACGATCGCGGACTGCGCTCCCAACGGATGGGTTATCGCGCTCGAATCAGGCGTACTTGGGCAAGTCTCGCAAGAGGCGTTTTGCGCGGTCCCGAAATGGTCTACGTCCTGGGACCCCTTCCTGCGCGAGACCGTGGATACATTGGGCGCCTTGCATAATGCGGATCTCATCGACGCCGCCTGCGCCGACGCGTTTGCCGATGTCATCTCGATGCACATTGCCTTACGCTACGGACACTGTGCTGGTTCGGCACAGCCGGACACGCCACTTACGCGTCGAATGCTGACTCGCATTCACCTCTTCATTCATGAGCACATAGCCGAAGCCATTTCAGTCGAGCAACTCGCAGCGCTGGTGCACATGAGTGCCTCGAACTTCGCACGCGTTTTCAAAACAGCGACAGGTAACCCGCCCCATCTGTACGTGACACTCGAACGAGTGAAGTTTGCGAGGACGATGTTGTGCGAGGACACGCTTCCCCTGGTTGAGGTTGCCGCGCACGCCGGTTTCCAGACCCAGCAGCATTTCACCGACGTGTTTCATCGATATACGGGTATGACGCCTCGCACATTCCGGCTTGCCCACCGAAACGTTGGTGGTTAG
- a CDS encoding HdeD family acid-resistance protein: MDELLGRAWWMLILRGTVALLFGTLALFWPGLTLLLLIALFSVYAIASGVVAIVAAIRYRATHGSWWVPLLLGICSVGAGVIAALVPGITALVLVAVIGANAIITGVLDLIAATRLHRRLRNAWMLAVTGVLSVLFGIFVLLFPGAGALALVWLIAVYALFTGALLVVIGITARAWRHDDLTSQTHAPLHP; this comes from the coding sequence ATGGATGAACTGCTTGGGCGCGCTTGGTGGATGCTCATTCTGCGCGGCACAGTAGCGCTGTTGTTCGGCACACTGGCGTTATTCTGGCCCGGTCTTACTCTTCTTCTGCTCATCGCCCTCTTTAGTGTGTATGCGATTGCCAGCGGCGTTGTCGCCATTGTCGCGGCCATCCGCTACCGGGCGACGCACGGCAGCTGGTGGGTGCCCTTGCTGCTCGGCATCTGCAGTGTCGGCGCCGGCGTGATAGCCGCGTTGGTCCCGGGCATTACCGCCCTCGTGCTGGTCGCCGTAATCGGCGCGAACGCGATTATCACCGGCGTGTTGGATCTGATCGCAGCAACGCGTCTGCACCGGCGCCTGCGCAATGCGTGGATGCTAGCGGTGACAGGCGTACTGTCCGTGCTTTTCGGCATCTTCGTGTTGCTCTTTCCGGGCGCCGGCGCGCTAGCGCTCGTCTGGCTGATCGCCGTGTATGCGTTGTTCACGGGCGCGCTGCTAGTCGTAATCGGCATCACTGCGCGTGCCTGGCGCCATGACGACCTGACCAGCCAGACACACGCACCATTGCATCCGTGA
- a CDS encoding ATP-dependent Clp protease ATP-binding subunit has product MAECSVCGRPATSQITITENGQRRQLMLCNEHYMEFMTRNQRHLSPLESLFHGGLFDSLFDDMWPQMESGRGTRFTGPSAGQSGGANKGTAAGSGQTGDSAGAQPGGRTRRHRRAREAVDLQTYLSQSGLDRLQAAAQAAVEYGKNEVDTEHLLLALADNNVVQEILREFKLDPEEIKKTIDHSAPRGTRKEPSDNEQIGVSPRAKSALENALKASLELGHSYVGPEHILIGLVEEEDGFAGELLRKLGLSPQSLRQKAVNVVGKGAEDGKVEGRSTTPTLDKYARDLSALARQGKLDPVIGRDKEIETTIEVLARRRKNNPVLIGEPGVGKTAIVEGLAQRIAQDQVPEVLRGKRVVELNINSVVAGAKYRGEFEERVKQVLDEIIENQDRLVVFIDELHTIVGAGQGGGEGGLDIGNVFKPALARGELHLVGATTLNEYQKYIEKDSALERRFQPVTVPEPSVEETIEILRGLRDRLEAHHKVKITEEAIAAAAKLSDRYIAARFLPDKAIDLLDQAAARVRISSNSRPQPLHDVEASIRRIRQEQDAASAAKQFDKAKELEGQLVAEQQRLHEATETWKKERGTSSQEVTAEDIAQIVSSLTGVPVAELTAEDRERLLRLEDHLKERVVGQDEAVSAVAKAVRLSRAGLTEAGKPTASFLFLGPTGVGKTELAKALAASVFGDENALVRIDMSEYSERHTVARLVGAPPGYVGYEEGGQLTERVRRRPYCVVLLDEIEKANSEVHNILLQLFDEGRLTDGKGRLVDFTNTIIIATSNIGSQLIQDNMKADSKQLGYPELRDRLMEMLRHHFRPEFLNRVDEVVVFHALGKEQIRRIVDLQLARVRRTALAQNIDLSFDDALRDHLAQIGYDPEFGARMLKRKIRLEVESQLADAMLRGDVRDGDKVTMTYDSGTRSVRVQKGASPTEAEARSDASTQAPAHA; this is encoded by the coding sequence ATGGCTGAGTGCAGCGTCTGTGGAAGGCCCGCAACCTCACAGATCACGATCACCGAAAACGGTCAGCGCCGTCAGCTGATGCTGTGCAATGAGCACTACATGGAGTTCATGACGCGCAATCAGCGCCACCTGTCGCCGCTCGAGTCCCTCTTTCATGGCGGATTGTTCGACAGTCTGTTCGACGACATGTGGCCGCAGATGGAAAGCGGCCGAGGTACCCGGTTCACCGGGCCCTCGGCTGGACAATCCGGCGGCGCAAATAAGGGTACAGCGGCCGGCAGCGGACAGACGGGCGATTCGGCAGGCGCACAGCCAGGCGGCCGTACACGCCGGCATCGCCGGGCGCGTGAAGCGGTGGACCTGCAGACGTACCTGAGCCAGAGCGGTCTGGACCGCCTGCAAGCGGCAGCCCAAGCCGCGGTCGAATATGGCAAGAACGAAGTCGATACGGAACACCTGTTGCTGGCGCTTGCCGATAACAATGTGGTGCAGGAAATCCTGCGCGAATTCAAGCTTGATCCTGAAGAGATCAAGAAGACCATCGACCACAGCGCGCCGCGCGGCACCCGCAAGGAGCCCAGCGACAACGAGCAGATCGGCGTGTCGCCGCGCGCGAAGAGTGCGCTGGAAAATGCGTTGAAGGCGTCGCTGGAACTGGGTCACAGCTATGTCGGACCCGAGCACATCCTGATTGGGCTCGTCGAGGAAGAAGACGGCTTTGCAGGTGAATTGCTGCGCAAGCTCGGGCTGTCGCCGCAATCGCTGCGGCAAAAAGCAGTCAACGTGGTCGGCAAGGGTGCCGAAGACGGCAAGGTGGAAGGCCGTTCCACCACGCCCACGCTCGACAAGTACGCGCGCGATCTCAGCGCGCTTGCGCGCCAGGGCAAGCTCGATCCGGTGATCGGCCGCGACAAGGAAATCGAAACGACCATTGAAGTGCTCGCGCGGCGGCGCAAGAACAATCCCGTGCTGATCGGCGAACCCGGCGTGGGTAAGACCGCTATCGTCGAAGGTCTGGCGCAGCGCATTGCTCAGGATCAGGTGCCGGAAGTGCTGCGCGGCAAGCGCGTGGTCGAACTGAATATCAATAGCGTGGTGGCTGGCGCGAAGTATCGTGGCGAGTTCGAGGAGCGCGTCAAGCAGGTACTGGATGAGATCATCGAGAACCAGGACCGCCTCGTTGTATTTATCGACGAACTGCATACGATTGTCGGCGCGGGCCAGGGCGGCGGCGAAGGCGGCCTCGATATCGGCAATGTCTTCAAGCCTGCGCTCGCTCGCGGTGAGTTGCACCTCGTGGGTGCGACCACCTTGAACGAATACCAGAAATACATTGAAAAGGACTCGGCATTGGAACGGCGCTTTCAGCCCGTGACGGTGCCTGAGCCTAGCGTCGAGGAAACGATCGAGATCCTGCGCGGCCTGCGCGACCGGCTCGAAGCACATCACAAGGTGAAAATTACCGAAGAGGCGATCGCTGCAGCGGCAAAACTTTCGGATCGCTACATCGCCGCACGCTTTTTGCCAGACAAGGCAATCGACTTGCTCGATCAGGCCGCCGCCCGCGTGCGCATTTCGTCGAATTCGCGTCCGCAACCATTGCACGACGTCGAGGCGAGCATTCGCCGCATCAGGCAGGAACAGGACGCGGCCAGCGCTGCAAAGCAATTCGATAAGGCCAAGGAACTGGAAGGACAGCTCGTCGCGGAACAACAACGCCTGCATGAAGCCACTGAAACATGGAAGAAGGAGCGCGGCACCAGTTCGCAGGAAGTGACGGCGGAAGACATTGCGCAAATCGTTTCGTCCCTCACGGGCGTACCGGTAGCCGAACTCACGGCCGAAGACCGTGAAAGGCTGTTGCGACTGGAAGACCATCTGAAGGAACGCGTAGTCGGACAGGATGAAGCCGTCTCCGCAGTGGCCAAAGCGGTGCGGCTTTCGCGCGCCGGTTTGACGGAGGCCGGCAAGCCGACTGCGAGCTTCCTCTTCCTTGGGCCTACGGGTGTGGGTAAAACCGAACTCGCGAAGGCGCTGGCCGCTTCCGTGTTCGGCGACGAGAACGCGCTGGTGCGCATCGACATGAGCGAGTATTCCGAGCGTCATACGGTGGCGCGGCTGGTTGGGGCGCCCCCCGGATACGTCGGCTACGAGGAAGGCGGGCAACTCACCGAGCGAGTGCGGCGCAGGCCATATTGCGTGGTGTTGCTCGACGAGATCGAGAAGGCGAACTCGGAGGTGCACAACATTCTGCTGCAACTGTTCGACGAAGGGCGGCTCACCGACGGCAAGGGACGTCTGGTCGATTTCACCAACACGATCATCATCGCGACCAGCAATATCGGCTCGCAACTGATCCAGGACAACATGAAGGCCGACTCGAAGCAGCTCGGCTACCCTGAACTGCGTGACCGCTTGATGGAAATGCTGCGGCATCATTTCAGGCCCGAGTTTCTGAACCGGGTCGATGAAGTCGTCGTGTTCCATGCGCTGGGCAAGGAGCAGATTCGCCGTATCGTCGACCTGCAACTTGCACGCGTACGGCGTACCGCGCTGGCCCAAAACATCGATCTGTCGTTCGACGACGCGTTGCGCGATCATCTTGCACAGATCGGCTATGACCCCGAGTTCGGCGCGCGGATGCTCAAACGCAAGATCCGTCTTGAGGTGGAATCACAACTCGCCGATGCGATGTTGCGAGGCGACGTGCGCGATGGCGACAAGGTCACCATGACCTACGACTCGGGGACGCGTTCTGTGCGTGTGCAGAAAGGAGCATCGCCCACAGAAGCAGAAGCGCGCAGCGACGCGTCAACGCAGGCACCGGCACATGCGTGA
- a CDS encoding YciI family protein, producing MHYTVYCLDHDNMVERRLAHYEAHKAYLATSPVRMVMSGPLLAGDQETMIGSFFLFEADEIGDVMRFNSNDPFNKAGIWRSVDIRPFLKRVDNR from the coding sequence ATGCACTACACCGTCTACTGCCTCGACCATGACAACATGGTCGAACGCCGTCTTGCCCATTACGAAGCACACAAGGCTTATCTGGCCACCTCGCCCGTCAGGATGGTCATGTCCGGCCCGCTGCTGGCAGGCGATCAGGAAACGATGATCGGCAGTTTCTTTCTTTTCGAAGCTGACGAGATCGGCGACGTGATGCGCTTCAACAGCAACGACCCGTTCAACAAGGCGGGCATCTGGCGCAGCGTGGATATCCGTCCGTTCCTCAAGCGCGTCGACAACCGCTAG
- a CDS encoding DUF6566 family protein gives MQTHVFEHRGYEIAVHPERNAYGAWQATVSVRHADSRVAEFRPETIQPEWLTQEEAVRDGIEWGMRFVDRKLDESHDLM, from the coding sequence ATGCAAACGCACGTGTTTGAGCATCGAGGCTACGAGATCGCGGTACACCCGGAGCGGAATGCATACGGCGCGTGGCAGGCGACCGTGAGTGTGCGCCATGCCGATAGCCGCGTGGCCGAATTCCGTCCGGAGACGATTCAGCCGGAATGGCTTACGCAGGAGGAGGCGGTCCGCGATGGCATCGAATGGGGCATGCGTTTTGTCGATCGCAAGCTGGATGAGTCGCACGACCTGATGTGA
- a CDS encoding phosphate-starvation-inducible PsiE family protein, with translation MESKKSWLRRDIDALRLQWDMLTFYERFEQLVAHVLSVVISIIILVSLWQLIHAVISLLVSDALNPLDHAVYQTIFGMVMTLLIAMEFKHSITRVMARRDHIVQVKTVLLVALLAIARKFIILDPASAPAQIAALAFALVALGSVYWLMRQRDDPVDAVTAAQAERDPAVHTQRQQRGLPREGGQPDK, from the coding sequence ATGGAAAGTAAGAAAAGCTGGCTACGCAGGGATATCGATGCGTTGCGTCTGCAGTGGGACATGCTCACCTTTTATGAACGATTCGAGCAGCTTGTCGCGCATGTGCTGAGCGTCGTGATTTCCATCATTATCCTCGTGTCGCTCTGGCAGTTGATTCACGCGGTGATTTCATTGCTGGTTTCGGACGCGCTGAACCCGCTGGATCACGCGGTGTATCAAACCATCTTCGGGATGGTCATGACGCTGCTGATCGCGATGGAATTCAAGCATTCGATTACGCGCGTGATGGCGCGGCGCGATCACATCGTGCAGGTCAAAACGGTGCTTCTGGTTGCGCTGCTGGCTATTGCCCGCAAATTCATCATTCTCGATCCGGCCAGCGCGCCCGCCCAGATCGCGGCGCTTGCGTTTGCGCTGGTGGCACTGGGGAGCGTCTACTGGCTGATGCGGCAGCGTGATGACCCGGTCGACGCGGTGACGGCCGCGCAAGCAGAGCGTGATCCCGCGGTGCACACGCAGCGGCAGCAACGGGGACTGCCCCGCGAAGGCGGCCAACCCGACAAATGA